In Halosimplex halophilum, the genomic stretch CGAGGGCGTCGACCTGACCGGCGACGGACTGGTCCTCGACAGCGGCGAGAGCGCCGACCTGACCCTCGCACTCCCCGCGGACTTCGACCCCGACGGCGAGGTCACCGTCCGGTTCCGCCGGACGCCGGTCGCCTGAATCCGAGTATCGAACACGATTTTCCGGCCTCTATCAGAAATCGCCGAAAGGACCACTCCGACCGCGTTCTCGTGCCCACGTCGCTCTGTCCTCTCCACTCCAAATATCGAATATGATATCTTCGGCGTGTAGCTTTAGGCCCGTCGGTCGAATGTAGTATCAGTGACTGACTCAGCGTCGGCGCGCCGGTCGGCCGCCCTGCGATTCCCGGCGGGGTTCGTCGAGCGGACGCGAGCGCTGGATCTGCTGGCGCTGCTTGCCGTCCCGGTCGTGCTGGTGGCGGCCTTCGCGCTCCCGGAGCCGGTCAGGCGCTCGCTCGCGTTCGAGTACACCGACCCGTCGATCGTCGCCGCGTTCGCCTCCGCGTACGTCCACGTCGGCCCGGCGCACCTGCTGACCAACGTCGGCGGGTACCTGCTGGTGGTGCCGACGGCGTACCTGCTGAGCGTCGCCAGCGGACACCGGCGGCGCTTCTTCCTCGTGTTCGCGACCGTCCTCGTCGCCTTCCCGCCGGTGCTGTCGTATCTCAACCTCGCGGCGGTCCGGACGGCGAGCGGACTGGGCTTCTCGGGCGTCCTGCTGGCGTTCGTCGGCTACCTCGCCTACGCGGTCGCCGAACACCTGGCGGTCAACCTCCGTGTCGGCCCGGCCGCGTCGGTCGCCCCGGCGCTGTTCTTCCTCGGGTTCGCGGTCGCGGCGCCGCTGAGCGTCCAGTCGGTCACCGTCGACCGCGCGACGGTCGCGCTCGGGACCGCCGGGCTCGTCCTCGCGACGCTGCTGTCGGCGCTGCTGTTCGCGCTGTCGGCCGCCGACGAGACCGACTCGCTGCGCCGCCGGCTGCGGTTCGCGACCGCCCGCCGCGGCTCGTTCGAACTGGCCGTCCTCTCGCTGGCCCTGTTCGCCGGCGTCCAGTTCGTCGCCTTCCCGCCGCGCCCGACGGCCGGTCCCGGGACCGTCAACCTCTACACCCACCTGCTCGGCTACGCGCTCGGGTTCATCGTCACCTACGTCAGCGTCCAGGTGTTCGACCGGTTCGGCGCCGACCGGCCCGACGTAGACTGGCCCGACGGAGACCGGCTCGACGTCGACCGGACCGACGCCCCGCGGTCCGGCGTCGATCGATCCGACGCCGACCGGTTTCCCCGATGAGGGGGCGCCGCCCGAACCGGTGAACCGCGGGGGGCGATCGGCGTGACGAGCGGTCGAGACGCTTATGTCCGGTCGTTCCCGATCCGTGAGCGTGACGCTCCGGGCCTACGCCGCGCGCGCCGTCGAGGTGGCACTCGTCGTCGCGCTCGTCTCGCTGGTCGCCGGGGCGGTCGTCGGCCAGCCCGTCCTCCTGAGCTTCGTCGAGACGGGGAGCATGGAGCCGACCCTCGACGCCGGCGACGGCTTCGTGGCCGTGCCCGCCGTCCTCGCCGGTCCGCCCGGCGAGGGGGACATCGTCGTCTTCCGCGCACAGGAACTCCAGGGCGGCGGGCTCACGACCCACCGCGTCGTCGACGAGACCGACCGCGGGTACGTCACCCGCGGCGACGCGAACCCGTTCACCGACCAGGACGGCGGCGAGCCCCCGGTCACGGAGGACCGGATCGTCGCCCACGCGCTGCAGGTCGGGGGCGAGGTCGTCGTGATCCCGTACCTCGGCACGGCGATCATGGGCGTGCAGGGCGCGATGATCGGCCTCCAGAACGCGATCGCGACGACGCTCGGCGTCGACGCGCTGCTCGGTCCCCAGGGCGTCGGGCTGGTGCTGTTCGGCGTCGGCATCGCGCTGTTCGGCCTCTCCGCGGTGCTCGGCCGGGTCGAGGGCCCCACCCGCGATCGAGGGCGCGACCGGTCGCGCGGCGGCGCCCTCGACGCCCGACGCGCGACGCTCCTGTTGCTCGTGGTCGTCCTGTTGCCGGCCAACGCGGCGATGGTCGTCCCGAGCGGCGTCCACGAGATGACCGTCGACGGCGACACGGTCGCGGCCGCCGAGGGCGTCGACCCCGGCGAGCGGGCCGCCTGGGAGTACACGGTCCGCAACCGCGGGTTCGTCCCGGTCGTCGTCGTCTTCGAGTCGACCGATCCGGCGGTCTCGATCCCGCAGTACCGCCGCGCGCTCGGCCCCGGCGACACCCGCGAGCTGTCGATCGGCGTCGAGGCGCCGCCGCCCGGCGAGACGCGCACCGGGACGGTCCGCGAGTACCGCTACCTGCTCGTCCTCCCGCCCGCGGTCATCGAGGCGCTGCACGACGGCGGCCCGCTGCTCGCGTGGACGACCATCAACGCCGTCCTCGCGGGCGCGCTCCTCCTGCTCGTCTCGAAGACGGTCGGCTTCGGCCGCGTCCGCACCGGCGGCGCCGGCCGGGTCTCGCTGTGGGTCCGCCTGCGGCGCCGGTTCGGGTGAGAGACAGGCGTGTGCCGGGAGGCTCCTGACCGGTCAGGCCAGCCACTCCTCGGGCTTGGTGTCGTAGTCGATGTCGTCGGCCGCGAGGTGCTCGACGGCGTCCCACGGGAGTTCCTCGACGGTGACTTCGTCGCCGTCGTAGCGGATCAGCCGCCCCACCTCCTCGGGTTCGGGCTCGCGGTCGCGGCGCTTCGCGACCTCCACGTCGTGCTCGTCGAACTCCTTGACGATGGTCTTGAGGTTGACGGGTCGGCCCCACAGCTCGAACACGCGCTTCAGCACGTCTTTGGCCTGGCCGATGTCCAGCATGACGCCGTTGTACTGGTGGGCCAACAGGAGTTCGTTGCGGTTGTTGTAGTTGCCGTCCTCGACGACGACGGTCGGCTTGCCGAAGTTGGTGAACTGCAACATCAGCTTCTTCTTCACGTCGGTGTAGTCCGTCGAGGTGACCCGGTAGTCGCCGGTCGACTGGGTGTACTCGTAGGTGAAGTAGTCGTTCTCGTCGACGAACTCCTGGGTGAGGAACTCGTCGAGGAAGGTCACGTCGTTGTGGCTCTCGCGGATCTCCCGCATGCGGTCCCAGCCGCGGGCGTAGTCGACGTTCGCGAGCGCCTCCTCGACGGAGCCGTACCGCGAATCGTCGAACATATACCGCGAGACGCGCTCCAGTTCCTCCTGGCTCACTCCCGAGACGAACCCGCGGTTCTGGGGCTTGGTCAGCGAGTAGTGGCGCTCGGCCAGCCCCTCGTAGGTCAGCACCTTCCACGGGTAGGTCTCGGCGTCGACCTCCCCCGAGCGAGCCGCTTCTAGCGCCTCGGCGTCGACGCGGGGGTCGTCGGGGTCCAGGTCGTCGAGGTGTCCGACTACCGAGGCCACTTCGGGGTCGGGTTCGATCAGGTTCAGGACCCGCTCGAAGTCGACGGTGTCGTGGAAGTTGCGCCAGGTGATGCCGTCGACCCGGAGCAGGTGTTCGACGACCTCGCGGCGGTTGGTCGTGTTCTCGACGTAGTTCCAGATCTCCAGGCCGAGCTTGTAGGGATTGAGTCCCGACGAGCCCAGCACCTTCGCCATGTGGTCGGCGTAGAGGACGAACTCGTCGTCGCCCGCGAAGTTCTCCCCGGTCATCATCGCCGACTCCCAGTAGGCGGCCCAGCCCTCGTTCATCACCTTCGTCATCTTCTGGGGGGCGAAGTAGTAGGCCTCCCGGCGGAGCATCTCCAGGACCTCCTTCTGCCAGTCGGCCATCTCGGTGGCCTTCGCGGCGTCGCCGTCGTACTGCATCCCGTGCTTGCGGAGGAACCCGAGCACGTCCTTCTCCGGTTCGGCGGGGAAGGAGGCGCCGTCCTCGTCGTCGGCCTGGGCCTCCAGCCACTCCTCGCTGAAGACCTGCCCCTTGACCTCGTCGGAGAGGTCCAGCTCCTCCAGCTGTTCGGCCGCGTCCGCGGTGTCGTGCTCGTCGATGAGGTCGATCCGGGTGTCGATGGGCTCGTAGGGGACGTGCTGGTCGATGTTGTCCTCGAGCGTGAGCACGTGGTCGATCCACTTCTCGACCGCCCCGCGGTCGATCTCGGGGTCGGTCATGAACTCCTCGATGGCGTCGGCGTGGCGGGCCAGCATCGCCGCCGCGTTGGGGTCGTCGGCGAACATCCCGAACCACTCGTTGTTCGCGAAGAAGTCCGCGTGGGCCTCGACGTGGGTGATCACGGCCTTCTGGTCGGCAAGGGTGTTCGACTCCTGGAGAAAGGCGTGGGAGGGGTCGTCGTTGTTGACGATCTCGAAGGCCTTGCCGCCGAGGAACTGCCCCTGTTTCTGCTGGCGGTCGTACTTCATGCCCCACCGCCAGTGGGGATAGCGCTGCTGGAACCCGCCGTAGGCGATGAGCTCGTTCATCTCGTCGTAGTCGACGATCCAGTAGTTCACCTCGTAGGGGTCGAGCCCGAGCTTGCGGGCGAGGTTGCTCGCCTCGTCGACCGGCTCCTCGAGGTCGGCGGCGATACGCTGGGCCTCGATCCGGTCGTCCATCGGGCGGCTCATGGTCGGTCCTCCGTGGTCGGGCAGTTCATTGTGAGTCCTCCTCGGTGCTGAGGATGTCGTAGATGGCGTCGACCACGTCGTCCGGCCCGGAAACGTAGGCGACGGCCACGTCGTCGGCGTCGCGGAAGTTCCGCTCGACCTCCTCGGCGTGGGTCGCGTTGATCGCGTTGCCGCTCGGCTGGGTCTCCACGTACGCGTGGAGGTTCGCCGGGATCTGCTCCATCAGCGGGACGACGTGCTCCTCGGTGTCGTTGGAGGAGTTCTCGGAGTCGCCCGCGGCGAACACGTAGCGGTTCCACTCGCTCCAGGGGTACTCCTCCAGCAACTCGGCGGCGAGTTCGTAGGCGCTGGAGATGCGCGTCCCGCCGCCGCTGCGGATGCCGAAGAACTCGTCGCGCTCGACCTCCCAGGCGTCGGCGTCGTGGGCGATGTAGACGAACTCGGCGTTGTCGTACTTGCCCTGGAGGTACCAGTCCAGCGGGGTGAAGGTCCTCTCGACCAGCTCCCGCTTCTTCTGGCGCATCGACCCGGACACGTCGCGGATGTTGACGACGACGACGTTCTTCTCCCGCTCCTCGACGATCTCGGGGTAGCGGTAGCGCTCGTCCTCCCGGCGGAACGGCACCTCCTCGATGCCTTCCCGGCGGATGCGCTGGGCGGTGTCGACCCGCTCGGTCTCGGCCTCCATCTCCGCCAGGCTCCCCCAGGTCGTCCTCTCGTCGCCGGGGATCTCGGCGTAGGCCTCCTCGATCCAGGCGCGGGAGACGGGCATGTTCTCGCCGCGGGCCCACTCGAAGACGCGGGCGGGGCCCCAGCCGTCGATCTTCAGGGCCTCCCGCACGTAGTCGCGGTCGAAGTCCATCGCGAGCTTGCGCTTCAGCCCCTGCTTGAACAGCCGCTCGAAGTCCAGCGTCGACGTGGGGCCCGAGCGGGTGATGTCCGTGAAGTCGCCCTCGGTCTCCTCGATCACCTTCTTGCCCTTCGGTTCGAGGTCGAGGCCGAGCTGCTCGTCGAGCTCTTGGGCGAACTCCTCGGGGTCCATCTCGTAGTACTCGTGTTCGCCGCCCTCCTCGCCGGGGTCGCCGTCGTCGTCGCCGTCGTCGCCCGGCTGGGGCTCGGCGTCGACGGGGTCACCCTCCTCGGCGTCGCCCTGGCCGACCCCGCCCTTGTCGCGCTGGTCGTAGGCGAACTCCGGGAGGTCGACGATCTTGATCGGCACCCGCACGGAGTCGGGCCGGCTCTGGCCGAGGTCGCCGTACTGGATGAACTCCGACAGATCCTGCCGGCGCTCCTCACCGACCTCACGGTAGCGTTCGAGGTCCTCTCTCAGCCCCATGGTTCACCTCCGGTTCTCAGTCCCATTTGTAACTCACCTGGCTCATGACGTGGCGGCTGGTCAGCTCCGCCGAGGCGGCGCTGTAGCCGAACATTTCCTGCATGTTCTCGACGGTCTGCTCCTTGAGGTCGGCCGTCTCGGTGCCGCTCGGCGGCTCGTCCCACTGCCGGGGGTCGAAGTCCTCGTAGGCTCGCTTCACGTCGTCCCACGAGTGGCTGCCCAGGACCGTCTGGATGACCGGGATCTCCTTGGGCGATACGTCCTCGACGCCGAACTGTTCGTCACGTCGCTGCCAGGCGTGGCGGTTGAGTGCGGTGATGATCTTCTCCTCGCGGAACGCCTCGACGGCGTCGTCGGGGCGGTTACCCGCGTAGTTGTCCTCGTCGAAGCGGCCGAGGTGCTCGACCTCGAAGACCTTCATCTTCAGCGGGTCGGGGTCGACGTACTCGCCGCGCTCGTTCTCGATGCGCTCGTCGGTCGACCAGGCGTAGACGTGCTCGATGTACTCCTCGACTGTCTCCTCGTCGACGCGCTTGTCGCGCATCATCGCGTCGAGCACGTCCGCCTCCTGCTCGCCGAAGACGTGGTTTTTCACCGGCACCACGCGCTCCTCGAAGTCCGCGGCCTCGGCGTTCGAGAAGACGGGCGCCGACGAGAGGTCCTCGGCCATCGCGTTGAGGATGTCCCGTGGCATGACGACGTGCTCGACCGGCAGGTCGGCGTGGTGGCGGTCCTGCTCGCGGTGGAACAGGTCGGCGATCTCGTCGCGCGTGTACGTGACGGGGATGCCGTGGTCGCCGTCGGTGCCCTCGTCGGTGAACTCGAACTCGTCGGCCTCGACCCGCTCGTCGCCCTCCTGGAGGTAGCCCCGGTCGAAGAGCAGGGCCTTGTCGACCAGGTCGTGGCCGCTGGGCACGTCGCTCACGTCGAGCCTGGTGACGACGGCGTACAGCGCCGCGGCCTCCAGCGCGTGGGGCGCCAGTTCCTTCGCGTTGACCTCGTCGTTCTCGTCGCGGACGTGGACGGTCAGCGGCTCCTGGATCCACTCCTCCAGCTCGCTCCACGAATCGGCGTCCCACACCTCGGTCTCGTCGGTCAGTTCCCGCCGGAGCAGTTCGGTCTCCAGCGAGAGGTTGGTCAGGTAGGTGAACTCGTGTTTGTCGAGCCGGCGTTTCAGCGCCTTCAGCGGGTCCTGTCCCTCGCGGTCGGCGTGCTGGTTGAGCTGGGCTTCCAGGTCCGGGTTCGAGATGATGATCATCTGGGTGTCGATGTCCATCCCGATGCCCTTGTCCAGCTTCACCGACCGCTCGTCGGGGACGTTCAGCAGCTTCTGGAGCAGGTCGGCGTGCTGGGCGGCGTCCTCGACGACGGTCAGCAGGCCGTTGCCCTGCGAGAGCACGCCGTCGTAGGAAAAGGCCTGGGGGTTCTTCCGGCCGCGGGAGTCGAGTTCCTGGAGCATCCCGCGCATCCACGACCCCACGAGGCGCTCCTTGGGCGGCCCCTCGTCCTCGGAGTGGAGGACGCCGATCCCCTGGCCCACGTCGACGACGTAGTTCTTCACGCGGAGGTGCTGGGGGTCGGTGATGGCGGAGAACAGCTCCTCGACGCCCTGGCGGCGGTAATGCTCCTCCAGGTAGTCGTAGGCCTCCCGGCAGAACGGGTCGAGTTCGCTCTCGGCGCGGACCGGGATGTGGTCGTCCAGTTCCTCGTTGAGCCGGGCGACCAGGTCCTCGCGCACGTCCCCGGGGAACACCGAGAGGGGATGGGACTGGACGGGGCTCTCGTACCAGTCGTCCTCGTCGGCGACCGGCTCGTCGGCGTAGGTCAGCCCGGCCGAGTCGCCGCTCGCGCCGGCGACGTTCCACTCGACGGTGTACCGGCGGCCCTCGTCGGTCTTCGAGTACTCGCGCAGCCCGTTGATGAGACAGCGCTTCAGCTCGGACTTGCCCGTCGCGGTGGGGCCGTCGAGCCAGACGATCTTCTCGTCTTTGCCGCGGCCGGCGGCGATCGAGCGCAGGTCGTCGACGAAGGCGTTCAGGACCTCGGTGTTGCCGAGGATGGCGTGCTCGCCGTCGTTGTTCGGGTCGTCGAAGAAGCGGTAGCGCTCCTTCTGTTCGCCCTCCTCGATCACCGTGCGGGTCCCGGCGGCCTCGATGGCGCTGAGCAGGTACTTCGAGGCGTGGGCGGCCAGCCCCGGCCGTTCGAGCACGAGGTCGACGTACTCGGCGAGGCTGCGGGGCTCCTCGTAGGTGCGGTCGAGCGAGCGGTCGGCCTCGCCGATGAAGTCGTTGCCGCTCATGTCACTCTTCCATCTCGCTCTTTGCGACCTCCGCACCGGCGAACTCTAGCACCTCCCGCGCGCCCTCCTCGGAGTAGCCCTGCTCGATGAGCGCGTCGATCCACTCGTTGCGCTCGTCGTCGTCCATCTCGCCGCTCGACACCAGCGCCGAGAAGTTGATGTTGTGCTTCTTGTCCTCCCAGAGCTTCCGTTCGAGGGCGCGCCGCAGCCGGTCGTTGTCCTGCGGGTTGAACGTGTCCCCTTCGCGCGCGCGACGCGAGACCCAGTTGGACACTTCCTGGCGGAAGTCGTCCTTGCGGTCCTCGGGGAGGTCGAGTTTCTCCTCGACGCCCCGGAGGAACTGCTCGTCCGGTTCCTGCTCGCGACCCGTGATCTCGTCCTCGACGGTGTCGTCGTCGATGTAGGCCATCACGTGGTCCATGTACTTCTCGCCCTGGCGCTGGATCTCGTCGACGTCGTAGGCCAGCGCGTGGCGCACGTCCTCGATGGCCCGTTCCTTGTACTCCTCGCGGACGAGTTCGAGGTAGCGGTGGTAGGTCTCGAACCGATCTTCCGGGATGGAGCCGTGGTTCTCGATGTTTGCTTCGAGGTGGTTGAACGTCGTCAGCGGCGAGAGGAAGTCCCGCGAGCGGTGCATCGAGTCCATGATCGCCTCGGCGATCTCGTCGCCGATGAACCGCGGCGAGACGCCCTCCATGCCCTCGCCGATCTCGGCCTTCTCCGCGGCCTCGTCGCGGAGCTTCTTCACGTCGATGTCCTCGGCCTCGTCGATCTCCCCGTTGTAGGCCTTGGCCTTCTGGACGAGGGTGACGTTGCCGGTGTCGGGCTCCTCGATGCGGGTGAGCACGCCGAACAGGCCCGCCATCTCCAGGGTGTGGGGCTCGACGATGATATCGGGGAGGTCGGCGTTGTCGAGCATCTTCTCGTAGATGCGCGCCTCCTCCTCGTACTGGAGGACGTACGGGAAGTCGATCCGCTTGGTGCGGTCGTTGAACGCCTCCATCTTCTCGTCGCCCTTCTTGTCCTTGTACTCGGGCATGTTCGTCCGTCCGACGATCACCTGGTCGATGTCGATCCGGGGGTTGTTCTTCGGCTTGATCGTCTGTTCCTGCGTGGCGTGCAGGAAGTCGTAGAGGAACTCCCGCTGGAGTTTGAGTAACTCTTCGCCGGAGAAGATACCCCGGTTGGCGTTACAGAACGCCCCCGAGTAGTCGAACGCCCGGGGGTCCGACTCGCCGTAGACGGCGATCTTCGAGTAGTTGACGTCGCCGGTGAGTTCCGTCTCGTCCTGGTTTTTCTTGTCCTTGGGCTCGAACGTCTCGATGGCCTGGCGCATGTTCTCGTCGGCGACCAGGCGGATGATCTCGACGTGATTTTCGAGGACCTGCTGGAGGTCGTCGTCGTAGTGGGCCAGCAGGCGGTCCATGTAGAACTCGCTGGCCGGATCGAGGGCCTGCTCGTTACGGATGGTGTAGGGGGCGTCCAGCTGTTCGTTGATGTCCTCGATGACCCGGTCCCGTTGCTCCTGGGGGAGCAGGACGAGCGGGTCCTGGTTCATCGGGGAGCGGACGGTGTCGTCGGCGGGGTCCTGGTCGGGGATGACGTCGCAGAGGTTGGTCCACCGGAAGGTGTACATCCGCCCGGCCTCCGAGCGGGTGTAGTCCTCGTAGTAGCGACGGACCTGGCGGTCGAAGTCGGACTTGCCGGAGCCGACCGGGCCGAGCAGGAGCTTGATGCGCTTCTGTGGGCCGAGCCCGCGAGCGCCGGATTTCACCTTGTTGACGAACTCGTGGATCGACTCGTGGACGATCCGCCCGTAGAAGGTGTTCTCGCCGTCGTTCAACGGATCCTCCGAGGCGAGTTTGTACTCGACGACGCCGGCGTCCTCGTCGTACTCGGTGCCGTAGTAGTCGAACATGTCGGCAACGCGCTGGTGGGCGTTGCGGGCGATCGTGGGCTCGTCGTAGAGCTGGTCCAGGTACGCGTCGAACGACCGGTGCTCCCGGAGGTCCGCGGGGATCGTGTCTCTGTACTCTCGACTCAGCTCTTCGAGGGTTTCCTGTGTCATGCTATCACGGACAGTTCGCGTCGAACTGTGCTTGCGTCAGCGCGCTCGTGCTGACGGTTCGCGACCGGCGAAGGCCGCTCGTGGTCCGGCGCATCGCTCCCGGGACTGCCCGCTCGGCCCTCGGGGCGGCGTCGCTCGACGATCGGGTGCCGTCGAAACCGCCGGGGCGAGTCCGTTGTCACGTGTGAACACCTACCAGCCGCGAATCGCGCGGGCGACCCTGCGGCGTCTGCGGCAGCGTACCG encodes the following:
- a CDS encoding S26 family signal peptidase, which gives rise to MTLRAYAARAVEVALVVALVSLVAGAVVGQPVLLSFVETGSMEPTLDAGDGFVAVPAVLAGPPGEGDIVVFRAQELQGGGLTTHRVVDETDRGYVTRGDANPFTDQDGGEPPVTEDRIVAHALQVGGEVVVIPYLGTAIMGVQGAMIGLQNAIATTLGVDALLGPQGVGLVLFGVGIALFGLSAVLGRVEGPTRDRGRDRSRGGALDARRATLLLLVVVLLPANAAMVVPSGVHEMTVDGDTVAAAEGVDPGERAAWEYTVRNRGFVPVVVVFESTDPAVSIPQYRRALGPGDTRELSIGVEAPPPGETRTGTVREYRYLLVLPPAVIEALHDGGPLLAWTTINAVLAGALLLLVSKTVGFGRVRTGGAGRVSLWVRLRRRFG
- a CDS encoding YeaH/YhbH family protein — translated: MGLREDLERYREVGEERRQDLSEFIQYGDLGQSRPDSVRVPIKIVDLPEFAYDQRDKGGVGQGDAEEGDPVDAEPQPGDDGDDDGDPGEEGGEHEYYEMDPEEFAQELDEQLGLDLEPKGKKVIEETEGDFTDITRSGPTSTLDFERLFKQGLKRKLAMDFDRDYVREALKIDGWGPARVFEWARGENMPVSRAWIEEAYAEIPGDERTTWGSLAEMEAETERVDTAQRIRREGIEEVPFRREDERYRYPEIVEEREKNVVVVNIRDVSGSMRQKKRELVERTFTPLDWYLQGKYDNAEFVYIAHDADAWEVERDEFFGIRSGGGTRISSAYELAAELLEEYPWSEWNRYVFAAGDSENSSNDTEEHVVPLMEQIPANLHAYVETQPSGNAINATHAEEVERNFRDADDVAVAYVSGPDDVVDAIYDILSTEEDSQ
- a CDS encoding PrkA family serine protein kinase yields the protein MSGNDFIGEADRSLDRTYEEPRSLAEYVDLVLERPGLAAHASKYLLSAIEAAGTRTVIEEGEQKERYRFFDDPNNDGEHAILGNTEVLNAFVDDLRSIAAGRGKDEKIVWLDGPTATGKSELKRCLINGLREYSKTDEGRRYTVEWNVAGASGDSAGLTYADEPVADEDDWYESPVQSHPLSVFPGDVREDLVARLNEELDDHIPVRAESELDPFCREAYDYLEEHYRRQGVEELFSAITDPQHLRVKNYVVDVGQGIGVLHSEDEGPPKERLVGSWMRGMLQELDSRGRKNPQAFSYDGVLSQGNGLLTVVEDAAQHADLLQKLLNVPDERSVKLDKGIGMDIDTQMIIISNPDLEAQLNQHADREGQDPLKALKRRLDKHEFTYLTNLSLETELLRRELTDETEVWDADSWSELEEWIQEPLTVHVRDENDEVNAKELAPHALEAAALYAVVTRLDVSDVPSGHDLVDKALLFDRGYLQEGDERVEADEFEFTDEGTDGDHGIPVTYTRDEIADLFHREQDRHHADLPVEHVVMPRDILNAMAEDLSSAPVFSNAEAADFEERVVPVKNHVFGEQEADVLDAMMRDKRVDEETVEEYIEHVYAWSTDERIENERGEYVDPDPLKMKVFEVEHLGRFDEDNYAGNRPDDAVEAFREEKIITALNRHAWQRRDEQFGVEDVSPKEIPVIQTVLGSHSWDDVKRAYEDFDPRQWDEPPSGTETADLKEQTVENMQEMFGYSAASAELTSRHVMSQVSYKWD
- a CDS encoding PrkA family serine protein kinase, translating into MTQETLEELSREYRDTIPADLREHRSFDAYLDQLYDEPTIARNAHQRVADMFDYYGTEYDEDAGVVEYKLASEDPLNDGENTFYGRIVHESIHEFVNKVKSGARGLGPQKRIKLLLGPVGSGKSDFDRQVRRYYEDYTRSEAGRMYTFRWTNLCDVIPDQDPADDTVRSPMNQDPLVLLPQEQRDRVIEDINEQLDAPYTIRNEQALDPASEFYMDRLLAHYDDDLQQVLENHVEIIRLVADENMRQAIETFEPKDKKNQDETELTGDVNYSKIAVYGESDPRAFDYSGAFCNANRGIFSGEELLKLQREFLYDFLHATQEQTIKPKNNPRIDIDQVIVGRTNMPEYKDKKGDEKMEAFNDRTKRIDFPYVLQYEEEARIYEKMLDNADLPDIIVEPHTLEMAGLFGVLTRIEEPDTGNVTLVQKAKAYNGEIDEAEDIDVKKLRDEAAEKAEIGEGMEGVSPRFIGDEIAEAIMDSMHRSRDFLSPLTTFNHLEANIENHGSIPEDRFETYHRYLELVREEYKERAIEDVRHALAYDVDEIQRQGEKYMDHVMAYIDDDTVEDEITGREQEPDEQFLRGVEEKLDLPEDRKDDFRQEVSNWVSRRAREGDTFNPQDNDRLRRALERKLWEDKKHNINFSALVSSGEMDDDERNEWIDALIEQGYSEEGAREVLEFAGAEVAKSEMEE
- a CDS encoding SpoVR family protein codes for the protein MDDRIEAQRIAADLEEPVDEASNLARKLGLDPYEVNYWIVDYDEMNELIAYGGFQQRYPHWRWGMKYDRQQKQGQFLGGKAFEIVNNDDPSHAFLQESNTLADQKAVITHVEAHADFFANNEWFGMFADDPNAAAMLARHADAIEEFMTDPEIDRGAVEKWIDHVLTLEDNIDQHVPYEPIDTRIDLIDEHDTADAAEQLEELDLSDEVKGQVFSEEWLEAQADDEDGASFPAEPEKDVLGFLRKHGMQYDGDAAKATEMADWQKEVLEMLRREAYYFAPQKMTKVMNEGWAAYWESAMMTGENFAGDDEFVLYADHMAKVLGSSGLNPYKLGLEIWNYVENTTNRREVVEHLLRVDGITWRNFHDTVDFERVLNLIEPDPEVASVVGHLDDLDPDDPRVDAEALEAARSGEVDAETYPWKVLTYEGLAERHYSLTKPQNRGFVSGVSQEELERVSRYMFDDSRYGSVEEALANVDYARGWDRMREIRESHNDVTFLDEFLTQEFVDENDYFTYEYTQSTGDYRVTSTDYTDVKKKLMLQFTNFGKPTVVVEDGNYNNRNELLLAHQYNGVMLDIGQAKDVLKRVFELWGRPVNLKTIVKEFDEHDVEVAKRRDREPEPEEVGRLIRYDGDEVTVEELPWDAVEHLAADDIDYDTKPEEWLA